A stretch of Salvelinus alpinus chromosome 4, SLU_Salpinus.1, whole genome shotgun sequence DNA encodes these proteins:
- the LOC139573978 gene encoding inactive serine protease 35-like isoform X1 — translation MKARPICAMVPVPLCLLLSVTSLAVVVAVEAHEATGGDDEYTWPQWKVPLVRNRRTVALSSPGFTAKPQGELNGTCGIECQRRLPDPSLADLEEFLSYETVYENGTRTLTSVSVQGLDEVNAWPAGNSSSSSKSRRRREVYGTDTRFSIADKQFSTKYPFSTSVKISTGCSGVLLSPRHVLTAAHCIHDGQDYVSGAQKLRVGVLKEKSRRGKGKRGRGKGKRRKGEDKEEKEEKDGGNERKGRKGKDRKSRSRRSAEVEKPSFRWTRVKQTQVPKGWFKGGASDGVAADYDYAVLELKKAQKVKHMDLGIIPSVKKLPAGRIHFSGFDDDRPGNLVYRFCSVLEESKDLLYQYCDAKPGSSGSGVYIRLKEPGKKKWKRKIIGVFSGHQWVDVNGNGAQQDYNVAVRITPLKYAQICYWVHGDSSECRDA, via the coding sequence agCCAGGCCCATCTGTGCAATGGTCCCCGTACCCCTGTGTCTCCTGCTCTCAGTGACGTCGCTGGCCGTGGTGGTGGCTGTGGAAGCCCATGAGGCCACAGGAGGAGATGATGAGTATACCTGGCCGCAGTGGAAGGTGCCACTGGTGAGGAACAGGAGGACGGTGGCCCTTAGCAGCCCTGGCTTCACGGCCAAACCTCAGGGAGAGCTGAACGGGACCTGTGGGATTGAGTGCCAGCGTCGCCTCCCCGACCCCTCTCTGGCTGACCTGGAGGAGTTCCTGTCCTATGAGACGGTGTACGAGAACGGAACGCGCACCCTGACCTCTGTGTCTGTGCAGGGCCTCGACGAGGTCAACGCTTGGCCTGCTGGgaactcctcctcttcctccaagtCACGCCGCAGACGGGAGGTCTACGGCACAGACACCCGCTTCAGCATCGCTGACAAGCAGTTCTCCACTAAGTACCCCTTCTCCACCTCCGTCAAGATCTCCACGGGCTGCTCTGGTGTCCTGTTATCCCCCAGACACGTCCTGACGGCCGCCCACTGCATCCACGACGGACAGGATTACGTGAGCGGAGCACAGAAGCTACGCGTGGGCGTCCTCAAGGAGAAATCCCGGCGAGGGAAAGGGAAGAGAGGACGGGGTAAAGgcaagaggaggaaaggagaagacaaggaagagaaagaagagaaagatggagggaatgAGAGGAAAGGAAGGAAAGGGAAAGACAGAAAGAGCCGCAGTCGTCGCAGCGCAGAGGTTGAGAAGCCATCCTTCCGGTGGACCAGAGTGAAGCAGACCCAGGTCCCTAAAGGCTGGTTCAAAGGCGGGGCGTCGGACGGTGTAGCGGCTGACTACGACTATGCCGTGCTGGAGCTGAAGAAGGCCCAGAAGGTCAAGCACATGGACCTGGGCATTATCCCATCGGTCAAGAAGCTGCCTGCCGGCCGAATCCACTTCTCAGGCTTTGACGACGACCGGCCCGGCAACTTGGTGTACCGCTTCTGCTCGGTGTTGGAGGAGTCCAAAGACCTGCTGTATCAGTACTGTGATGCCAAGCCCGGCTCCAGCGGCTCTGGGGTCTACATCCGTCTCAAAGAGCCTGGCAAGAAGAAATGGAAGAGGAAGATCATCGGGGTGTTTTCGGGCCATCAATGGGTGGATGTCAACGGCAATGGGGCGCAGCAGGATTACAATGTGGCGGTGAGGATTACGCCCCTCAAGTATGCCCAGATCTGTTACTGGGTCCATGGGGACTCCAGCGAGTGCCGGGACGCCTGA
- the LOC139573978 gene encoding inactive serine protease 35-like isoform X2 produces the protein MVPVPLCLLLSVTSLAVVVAVEAHEATGGDDEYTWPQWKVPLVRNRRTVALSSPGFTAKPQGELNGTCGIECQRRLPDPSLADLEEFLSYETVYENGTRTLTSVSVQGLDEVNAWPAGNSSSSSKSRRRREVYGTDTRFSIADKQFSTKYPFSTSVKISTGCSGVLLSPRHVLTAAHCIHDGQDYVSGAQKLRVGVLKEKSRRGKGKRGRGKGKRRKGEDKEEKEEKDGGNERKGRKGKDRKSRSRRSAEVEKPSFRWTRVKQTQVPKGWFKGGASDGVAADYDYAVLELKKAQKVKHMDLGIIPSVKKLPAGRIHFSGFDDDRPGNLVYRFCSVLEESKDLLYQYCDAKPGSSGSGVYIRLKEPGKKKWKRKIIGVFSGHQWVDVNGNGAQQDYNVAVRITPLKYAQICYWVHGDSSECRDA, from the coding sequence ATGGTCCCCGTACCCCTGTGTCTCCTGCTCTCAGTGACGTCGCTGGCCGTGGTGGTGGCTGTGGAAGCCCATGAGGCCACAGGAGGAGATGATGAGTATACCTGGCCGCAGTGGAAGGTGCCACTGGTGAGGAACAGGAGGACGGTGGCCCTTAGCAGCCCTGGCTTCACGGCCAAACCTCAGGGAGAGCTGAACGGGACCTGTGGGATTGAGTGCCAGCGTCGCCTCCCCGACCCCTCTCTGGCTGACCTGGAGGAGTTCCTGTCCTATGAGACGGTGTACGAGAACGGAACGCGCACCCTGACCTCTGTGTCTGTGCAGGGCCTCGACGAGGTCAACGCTTGGCCTGCTGGgaactcctcctcttcctccaagtCACGCCGCAGACGGGAGGTCTACGGCACAGACACCCGCTTCAGCATCGCTGACAAGCAGTTCTCCACTAAGTACCCCTTCTCCACCTCCGTCAAGATCTCCACGGGCTGCTCTGGTGTCCTGTTATCCCCCAGACACGTCCTGACGGCCGCCCACTGCATCCACGACGGACAGGATTACGTGAGCGGAGCACAGAAGCTACGCGTGGGCGTCCTCAAGGAGAAATCCCGGCGAGGGAAAGGGAAGAGAGGACGGGGTAAAGgcaagaggaggaaaggagaagacaaggaagagaaagaagagaaagatggagggaatgAGAGGAAAGGAAGGAAAGGGAAAGACAGAAAGAGCCGCAGTCGTCGCAGCGCAGAGGTTGAGAAGCCATCCTTCCGGTGGACCAGAGTGAAGCAGACCCAGGTCCCTAAAGGCTGGTTCAAAGGCGGGGCGTCGGACGGTGTAGCGGCTGACTACGACTATGCCGTGCTGGAGCTGAAGAAGGCCCAGAAGGTCAAGCACATGGACCTGGGCATTATCCCATCGGTCAAGAAGCTGCCTGCCGGCCGAATCCACTTCTCAGGCTTTGACGACGACCGGCCCGGCAACTTGGTGTACCGCTTCTGCTCGGTGTTGGAGGAGTCCAAAGACCTGCTGTATCAGTACTGTGATGCCAAGCCCGGCTCCAGCGGCTCTGGGGTCTACATCCGTCTCAAAGAGCCTGGCAAGAAGAAATGGAAGAGGAAGATCATCGGGGTGTTTTCGGGCCATCAATGGGTGGATGTCAACGGCAATGGGGCGCAGCAGGATTACAATGTGGCGGTGAGGATTACGCCCCTCAAGTATGCCCAGATCTGTTACTGGGTCCATGGGGACTCCAGCGAGTGCCGGGACGCCTGA